A genomic window from Halomonas sp. LR3S48 includes:
- a CDS encoding BCCT family transporter, which yields MPDSRQATPRRGVFAGVDRTMAIASTAMVVAFVLFTVLQPALANSIYQGVKQFIEQELGWYYILTVNVVLIVTIGIIFSPYGKLRLGNDDERPEFSNFTWFAMLFSAAVGTGLLFWSIAEPLSHLQGNPFIAMSGVEPYSMEAAQTALSITIFHWGLHGWAIYILVGAILAYFAYRKGLPLTIRSAFYPVLGERIHGPIGHAIDLLAIFATLFGTATTLGLGVSQMNAGLNSLFGMEISSTNQVLLVLGVTVMATVSAVSGLKKGIRLLSEWNIYLSMILFAFFVLAGPTIFLLATFTTSLGDYLSNVVAMGFWTNSDPESQWQGWWTLFYWGWWLSWGPYVGIFIARISRGRTLREVLLGGMLAATLGAGVWIVIFGGTALHLQLFGGVDLAAVANTDVTKVLFETIAALDVPWATTFMIGMATVMIVTWFVTSADSGTLVICTILAKGNPHPPQLYRVIWGLGLGATSAVLLLAGGLEALQTAAIAAAFPFSLALLIMAYCMIKALSEEGREGELVTRKRTEAS from the coding sequence ATGCCAGACTCTCGACAGGCCACCCCAAGGCGCGGTGTGTTTGCCGGCGTGGACAGGACCATGGCGATCGCTTCGACAGCGATGGTGGTCGCCTTCGTCCTCTTCACCGTGCTGCAGCCTGCGCTGGCCAACAGCATTTATCAGGGCGTGAAGCAGTTCATCGAACAGGAGCTCGGCTGGTATTACATCCTGACGGTGAATGTGGTGCTGATCGTCACCATCGGGATCATTTTCAGCCCCTATGGCAAGCTACGCCTGGGGAACGATGATGAGCGTCCCGAGTTCTCCAACTTCACCTGGTTCGCGATGTTGTTCAGCGCAGCAGTGGGGACAGGGCTGCTGTTCTGGAGCATCGCCGAGCCCCTGAGTCACTTGCAGGGAAACCCGTTCATCGCCATGAGCGGCGTAGAGCCCTACTCGATGGAAGCGGCCCAGACGGCCCTTAGCATCACTATCTTCCACTGGGGGCTGCACGGCTGGGCGATCTATATTTTGGTCGGCGCCATCCTGGCCTATTTCGCCTATCGCAAAGGGCTGCCGCTGACCATCCGCTCGGCGTTCTACCCTGTGCTTGGTGAGCGCATTCACGGGCCGATCGGCCATGCCATCGACCTGCTGGCGATCTTCGCCACCCTGTTCGGTACCGCCACCACCCTGGGGCTCGGGGTCTCGCAGATGAATGCGGGGCTGAATAGCCTGTTCGGCATGGAAATCAGCAGCACCAATCAGGTCCTGCTGGTGCTGGGCGTCACCGTGATGGCGACCGTATCGGCGGTGTCGGGGCTCAAGAAAGGCATTCGGCTGCTCAGTGAATGGAACATCTATCTCAGCATGATCCTCTTCGCTTTCTTCGTTCTGGCCGGACCGACCATTTTCCTGCTAGCTACCTTCACCACTAGCCTGGGAGATTACTTGAGCAATGTCGTCGCCATGGGCTTCTGGACGAATTCTGATCCCGAAAGCCAGTGGCAGGGCTGGTGGACGCTATTCTACTGGGGCTGGTGGCTCTCCTGGGGTCCGTATGTCGGTATTTTCATCGCTCGCATATCGCGTGGACGCACCCTTCGTGAAGTACTGCTCGGTGGCATGTTGGCCGCCACCCTGGGCGCCGGGGTCTGGATCGTCATCTTCGGTGGCACGGCGCTGCACCTGCAGCTGTTTGGTGGTGTCGACCTGGCTGCGGTAGCCAACACGGACGTGACGAAGGTGCTGTTCGAGACCATTGCCGCCTTGGACGTGCCGTGGGCCACCACCTTCATGATCGGCATGGCGACGGTGATGATCGTTACCTGGTTCGTGACGTCCGCCGACTCGGGCACGCTGGTCATCTGCACCATTCTGGCCAAGGGCAACCCGCATCCCCCGCAGCTCTACCGTGTGATCTGGGGCTTGGGCCTCGGGGCCACTTCCGCCGTACTGCTGCTGGCTGGTGGCCTGGAGGCACTGCAAACGGCTGCCATTGCTGCGGCGTTTCCCTTCTCGCTGGCCTTGCTGATCATGGCGTACTGCATGATCAAGGCGCTGAGCGAAGAGGGACGCGAAGGCGAGCTGGTCACAAGAAAACGGACCGAGGCGTCCTAA
- a CDS encoding amino acid synthesis family protein, with protein MGFEIRKIATYRETTYIEGGKRGERPVTMLGVAAVIANPWHGRGFVEDLAPEIRSGCSALGQQLVERVLKEIDGDSIEAYGKAAVVGADGEIEHASAIIHTLRFGNHYRDAVGAKSYLSFTNKRGGPGSSIQIPMMHKHDEGFRSHYVTLEMRIEDAPRHDEIVVALAAADGGRLHPRIGNRYQDLQELADEAEQAGTND; from the coding sequence ATGGGCTTTGAGATTCGCAAGATAGCGACCTACCGCGAGACGACCTACATCGAGGGTGGCAAGCGAGGAGAGCGCCCCGTGACCATGCTTGGCGTGGCAGCGGTGATCGCCAACCCCTGGCATGGCCGTGGCTTTGTCGAAGACTTGGCTCCGGAAATCCGCAGTGGCTGCTCTGCGCTCGGCCAGCAGCTCGTCGAGCGGGTACTGAAGGAGATCGATGGCGATTCCATTGAGGCGTATGGCAAGGCAGCGGTGGTCGGCGCCGATGGTGAGATCGAACACGCCTCGGCCATCATTCACACCCTGCGCTTCGGCAACCACTATCGCGATGCCGTGGGTGCCAAGAGCTACCTGAGCTTCACCAACAAGCGTGGCGGGCCGGGCAGCTCAATCCAGATCCCCATGATGCACAAGCATGACGAGGGCTTCCGCTCGCACTACGTCACCCTGGAAATGCGCATCGAAGACGCTCCACGCCATGACGAGATCGTCGTCGCCCTGGCTGCCGCCGATGGCGGTCGCCTGCACCCGCGTATCGGCAACCGCTATCAGGACCTGCAAGAGCTGGCCGACGAGGCCGAGCAGGCCGGCACCAACGACTGA
- a CDS encoding GntR family transcriptional regulator, with the protein MRRALRDDSLRVTRNQPTLREIVVDKLRQAIMTFQLLPGDRLVERDLCERLGVSRTSVREALRQLEAEGLVEHSGTRGPRVAVITLEDARDIYELRCMLESTVVQLFTQKATRRQMAELEHAWEILKETLREGDTNEIVEAVSDFYGVLYEGAGNRIAGQILSQLQARVNYLRATSVSQKERSLDSFREMTRIVEAIKARDPVAAHEACVAHIQAAAKVALAVLAAKSGQSPEPITPPLRVAPHL; encoded by the coding sequence ATGCGAAGAGCGCTACGGGATGACAGCCTCAGGGTCACGCGAAATCAGCCCACCCTCCGCGAGATCGTGGTCGACAAGCTTCGTCAGGCCATCATGACCTTCCAGTTGCTGCCTGGCGACCGTCTGGTGGAACGCGATCTATGCGAACGCCTGGGAGTCAGTCGCACCTCGGTGCGCGAGGCCTTGCGCCAGCTCGAGGCCGAGGGTCTGGTGGAGCATTCTGGTACCCGTGGGCCGCGCGTCGCCGTGATCACGCTGGAGGACGCTCGCGATATCTACGAACTGCGCTGTATGCTGGAAAGCACAGTGGTGCAGCTGTTTACCCAGAAGGCCACTCGTCGCCAGATGGCGGAACTGGAGCACGCCTGGGAGATCCTCAAGGAAACGCTTCGCGAAGGCGATACCAACGAGATCGTCGAGGCTGTCAGCGACTTCTATGGCGTGCTCTACGAAGGTGCGGGCAACCGTATCGCCGGCCAGATCCTCAGCCAACTGCAGGCACGCGTCAACTACCTGCGGGCGACCTCGGTATCCCAGAAGGAGCGTTCCCTCGACAGCTTCCGTGAAATGACACGCATCGTGGAAGCGATCAAAGCACGGGATCCAGTCGCCGCTCACGAAGCATGCGTAGCGCACATCCAGGCGGCCGCCAAGGTCGCCCTGGCGGTTCTGGCGGCCAAGAGTGGCCAGTCACCGGAACCGATCACACCGCCTCTGCGCGTAGCTCCTCATTTGTAG
- a CDS encoding flavin reductase family protein, which yields MIDTQHYKQVLGAFPTGVTIVTALDEDGSLVGFTASAFSAVSMAPPLILICPSLGSDSYPVIKRTGRFAVHILGHDQQAVAYRFAGKGRDKVEGVAWHRSEHGNAILDGATAYLECRLWQDYPGGDHAIVVGEVQTLWLGDEDLDPLLYCRGKMDKLPETFRFTTAPA from the coding sequence ATGATCGATACCCAACATTACAAGCAAGTTCTCGGCGCCTTCCCGACCGGGGTCACCATCGTTACGGCCCTCGACGAAGATGGCAGCTTGGTAGGGTTCACCGCCAGCGCCTTCTCGGCGGTTTCCATGGCCCCTCCCTTGATCCTGATCTGCCCCAGTCTGGGATCCGACTCCTATCCCGTCATCAAGCGAACTGGCCGTTTTGCCGTGCACATTCTCGGCCATGACCAGCAGGCCGTCGCCTACCGTTTCGCCGGCAAGGGACGGGACAAGGTCGAGGGAGTCGCCTGGCATCGCTCCGAACATGGCAACGCCATTCTTGACGGCGCCACGGCCTACCTGGAATGCCGGCTGTGGCAAGATTACCCAGGTGGCGATCACGCCATCGTCGTGGGAGAGGTACAGACATTATGGCTCGGTGACGAGGATCTCGACCCTCTCCTGTACTGTCGGGGAAAGATGGACAAGTTGCCCGAAACCTTCCGCTTTACAACGGCGCCAGCCTGA
- the pcaC gene encoding 4-carboxymuconolactone decarboxylase, whose product MSQEQSQERFEKGLEKRRRVLGAEYVDQSIRNADDFTRPLQQLVTEYCWGEVWQRQGLSDRDRSVINLAMITALNRPHELRLHVRGAINNGLSVEEIREILLQTAVYCGVPAAIDAFRNAREVLSEMGEL is encoded by the coding sequence ATGTCTCAAGAACAGTCTCAAGAACGTTTCGAGAAGGGTCTGGAGAAACGACGCCGTGTACTCGGCGCCGAGTATGTCGACCAGTCGATACGCAATGCCGACGATTTCACTCGGCCACTGCAGCAGTTGGTCACCGAGTACTGCTGGGGTGAAGTGTGGCAGCGCCAAGGACTCAGTGACCGCGATCGTAGCGTGATAAACTTGGCCATGATCACCGCCCTGAACCGCCCTCACGAACTGCGCCTGCACGTCCGCGGAGCGATCAACAACGGTCTCAGCGTTGAAGAGATCCGCGAGATTCTGCTGCAAACGGCGGTCTACTGCGGGGTGCCGGCGGCCATCGATGCCTTCCGTAACGCTCGTGAGGTATTGAGCGAAATGGGCGAGCTATAG
- a CDS encoding aldehyde dehydrogenase: MSLDTLSMYIDGEWVAARTGTTFDSYNPATGQAWCRVPDAGIDDVDAAVRAAQRAFETSPWAGLTATTRGKLLYRLGELIAEHGEELAQLESRDNGKLIRETRGQVGYLPEFFFYNAGLADKVGGETLPLDKADMFGATVRVPLGVVAAIVPWNSPLYLTAIKLAPALAAGNTVVIKPSEHASASLIMLMRLVEQAGFPPGVVNLVTGFGPTSGAALTSHPLVRKIAFTGGANAARHVVRSSAENFAKLSLELGGKSPNILFEDADLDSAINGVVAGVFAASGQSCVAGSRLLVQRSIYDEVIERLRERARTIRIGDPSDAETEMGPMATQAQLETVERMVAQAQADGAQLIYGGMRPDTAEGWYYTPTILACTAHDMPIMQEEVFGPVVAAIPFDDEAEALKLANDSQFGLAAGIWTQDVGRAHRLSRDIRAGILWVNTYRAVSAMAPIGGFGASGYGREGGINAVHDYTELKTLWINLSTQPMPDPFIMR, from the coding sequence ATGAGTCTTGATACGCTATCCATGTACATCGATGGAGAATGGGTCGCTGCTCGTACCGGCACCACCTTCGACAGTTACAACCCTGCGACCGGCCAGGCCTGGTGTCGCGTGCCGGATGCCGGCATCGACGATGTCGATGCCGCCGTACGGGCCGCACAGCGTGCCTTCGAGACCTCGCCCTGGGCCGGACTGACGGCCACCACGCGTGGCAAGCTGCTGTACCGGCTCGGCGAGCTGATTGCCGAACATGGCGAGGAACTCGCCCAGTTGGAGAGCCGCGATAACGGCAAGCTGATTCGCGAAACGCGCGGCCAGGTCGGCTACCTTCCCGAGTTCTTCTTTTACAACGCCGGCCTGGCGGACAAGGTCGGCGGCGAAACCCTGCCGCTGGACAAGGCGGACATGTTCGGTGCCACCGTGCGGGTTCCGCTCGGCGTGGTGGCCGCTATCGTGCCATGGAACAGTCCGCTGTATCTGACTGCCATCAAGCTCGCCCCGGCGCTGGCGGCCGGCAACACCGTGGTCATCAAGCCCTCGGAGCATGCCTCGGCTAGCCTGATCATGCTGATGCGCCTGGTCGAACAGGCCGGCTTCCCCCCCGGCGTGGTTAATCTGGTCACCGGCTTCGGTCCAACCTCGGGAGCGGCGCTCACCAGCCACCCATTGGTGCGCAAGATCGCCTTTACCGGCGGCGCAAATGCAGCCCGCCACGTCGTTCGCAGTAGCGCCGAGAACTTTGCCAAGCTGTCGCTGGAGTTGGGTGGCAAATCGCCCAATATCCTGTTCGAAGATGCCGATCTGGACAGTGCCATCAATGGCGTAGTGGCCGGGGTGTTTGCCGCCTCCGGGCAGAGTTGTGTGGCGGGATCGCGCCTGCTGGTTCAGCGCAGCATCTATGACGAGGTGATCGAGCGCCTTCGCGAGCGGGCGCGAACCATCCGCATCGGCGACCCCTCGGATGCCGAGACCGAAATGGGACCCATGGCCACTCAGGCCCAACTCGAGACCGTCGAGCGCATGGTCGCCCAGGCGCAAGCCGATGGCGCGCAACTGATCTACGGCGGCATGCGCCCCGACACTGCGGAAGGTTGGTATTACACCCCAACGATCCTGGCCTGCACGGCGCACGACATGCCCATCATGCAGGAAGAAGTGTTCGGTCCAGTGGTAGCGGCCATTCCCTTCGATGACGAGGCCGAAGCGCTGAAATTGGCCAATGACAGCCAGTTCGGTTTGGCCGCCGGTATCTGGACCCAGGATGTCGGACGCGCTCATCGCCTGAGCCGCGACATTCGCGCCGGCATCCTGTGGGTCAACACCTATCGCGCCGTCTCCGCCATGGCACCGATCGGCGGCTTCGGTGCCAGCGGCTACGGTCGCGAGGGCGGTATCAATGCCGTACACGATTACACCGAACTCAAGACCCTGTGGATCAACTTGTCCACCCAGCCCATGCCCGATCCCTTTATCATGCGTTGA
- a CDS encoding alpha/beta hydrolase — protein MELTKARKTPDGTRFWRQGQGSPVILIHGVGLDATMWQWQVEALAQRHEVIVYDMLGHGGSALPRENAELNDYADQLATLLDHLGLERVAVVGFSMGGLVARAFALRHSERLAAMVVLSSVFDRDANERSGVRQRLAQTRERGPAANVGAALKRWFSPAFHRAHPERIAEIHEIVSRNHPQGYYRSYALFGSEDRFGTERLQTIRVPALVATGELDPGSTPRMARALAEHLPNAEVHIFPGQRHMVPMEDHEAVNAVLLRFLAKALAHAPSKEAFQ, from the coding sequence ATGGAGCTCACCAAGGCGCGCAAGACGCCCGATGGCACCCGTTTCTGGCGCCAGGGCCAGGGCTCACCAGTCATCCTCATCCATGGCGTGGGCCTCGATGCCACCATGTGGCAGTGGCAAGTCGAGGCATTGGCACAACGCCATGAGGTCATCGTCTACGACATGCTCGGACATGGAGGCAGTGCCCTGCCTCGGGAAAATGCCGAGTTGAATGACTACGCGGACCAATTGGCGACACTGCTCGACCACCTGGGACTCGAGCGTGTTGCCGTGGTGGGCTTCTCGATGGGCGGACTGGTGGCGCGTGCTTTTGCCCTGCGCCACTCCGAACGCCTGGCTGCAATGGTGGTACTGTCCAGCGTCTTCGATCGTGACGCGAACGAGCGCTCAGGGGTCCGTCAACGCCTGGCCCAGACCCGAGAACGGGGTCCCGCAGCCAATGTCGGCGCGGCATTGAAGCGCTGGTTCAGCCCGGCCTTCCATCGGGCCCATCCCGAACGGATCGCCGAGATCCATGAGATCGTCAGCCGCAACCATCCCCAAGGGTATTACCGCAGCTATGCCCTGTTCGGTAGCGAGGACCGCTTCGGTACCGAGCGTCTGCAGACGATCCGTGTGCCGGCCCTGGTCGCCACCGGTGAGCTGGATCCGGGATCCACGCCTCGCATGGCGCGCGCCCTGGCAGAACACCTCCCCAATGCCGAGGTACATATCTTCCCCGGTCAGCGGCATATGGTGCCGATGGAGGATCATGAAGCCGTCAACGCCGTGCTGCTGCGTTTTCTTGCCAAGGCATTGGCCCACGCCCCATCCAAGGAGGCATTCCAATGA
- a CDS encoding LysR family transcriptional regulator — protein MNEQSLHWDDLRVVQAIAETGSLSGAGRRLGTSHATVFRRLNAIEARLGVALFERSRTGYAPTPAGEDLAAVAARVEAEVLGAERRVVGRDLKLSGSIRVTTTDTLLMGLLSPIFADFQRTHPEIVLEVAVSNQLFNLSQRDADVAVRPSLSPPEHLVGRRAGRIAQAAYARADSAADAWVGPDRHLGYAALDAWMAANGANERCRYRVDTMLGMLAAARDGLGSAVLPCYLADAEPALTRIGEPIPELATDLWLLTHPDLRRVTRIRAFMAFLAEALADSDRL, from the coding sequence GTGAATGAACAATCGCTGCACTGGGACGACCTGCGCGTAGTGCAGGCCATCGCCGAGACGGGCTCGCTGTCCGGCGCCGGGCGACGGTTGGGTACCAGTCATGCCACGGTCTTTCGGCGGCTGAATGCCATCGAAGCCCGCCTTGGCGTGGCGCTGTTCGAGCGTTCGCGCACGGGCTACGCGCCGACGCCGGCGGGGGAGGACCTGGCCGCCGTCGCGGCGCGGGTCGAGGCCGAGGTGCTTGGCGCCGAGCGGCGTGTGGTGGGGCGGGATCTGAAGCTCTCCGGCAGCATCCGCGTGACCACCACCGATACGCTGCTGATGGGGCTGCTGTCGCCGATCTTCGCCGATTTCCAGCGCACACATCCCGAGATCGTCCTCGAGGTGGCGGTCTCCAACCAGCTGTTCAACCTCTCCCAGCGCGACGCCGACGTGGCGGTGCGGCCTTCGCTGTCGCCACCCGAACACCTGGTGGGGCGGCGGGCCGGCCGCATCGCTCAGGCGGCCTATGCCCGCGCCGATAGCGCCGCCGATGCCTGGGTCGGGCCGGACCGTCACCTGGGCTATGCGGCTCTCGATGCTTGGATGGCCGCAAACGGCGCGAACGAGCGCTGCCGCTATCGCGTCGATACCATGCTCGGCATGCTGGCCGCCGCCCGTGACGGCCTCGGCTCTGCCGTGTTGCCCTGTTACCTGGCCGACGCCGAACCGGCGCTCACGCGAATCGGCGAGCCGATCCCCGAACTCGCCACTGACCTGTGGCTGCTGACCCACCCCGACCTGCGCAGGGTGACGCGCATTCGCGCCTTCATGGCCTTCCTGGCCGAGGCGCTGGCCGATAGCGATCGGCTGTAG
- a CDS encoding LLM class flavin-dependent oxidoreductase → MQFSLFLHMERYHEHESHRQLFAELCELVRIAEAGGFRTAWIGEHHGMQFTSSPSPTAQLAYLAAKTERIRLGAGTFVAPFWDPIRLAGEAAMLDVISDGRLEFGIARGAYQFEFDRLADGMSAADGGQALREMVPAIRSLWQGDYAHQGDVYRFPVTTSVPKPLQATLPPIWIAARDPNSHDFAVKNGCNVMVTALMKGDEEVADLAHKFDAACANHPDMPRPDLMLLRHTFVHEESDPEGWRKGAEALNLFYRYFLAWFKNDQQAVDGFFEPVPEEAVADNPEFALESLRRNMMIGTPGELVDRLKNYERLGITEYSFWTDNTLPFNEKKRSLELFINEVMPHFR, encoded by the coding sequence ATGCAGTTTTCCCTCTTTCTGCATATGGAACGCTACCACGAGCATGAGAGTCACCGGCAGCTGTTCGCGGAACTCTGCGAGTTGGTGAGGATCGCCGAGGCAGGAGGCTTCCGCACTGCCTGGATCGGCGAGCACCATGGCATGCAATTCACTTCGTCACCGAGCCCGACCGCTCAACTGGCGTATCTTGCCGCCAAGACCGAACGTATCCGCCTTGGGGCGGGTACCTTCGTGGCGCCGTTCTGGGATCCGATCCGACTGGCGGGTGAAGCCGCCATGCTCGATGTGATCAGTGACGGCCGGCTCGAGTTCGGCATCGCCCGCGGAGCCTACCAGTTTGAGTTCGACCGCCTTGCCGATGGCATGTCGGCGGCGGATGGTGGCCAGGCACTGCGCGAGATGGTGCCGGCAATTCGTAGCCTGTGGCAGGGCGACTATGCTCACCAGGGCGATGTATATCGTTTCCCTGTCACGACCAGCGTCCCCAAGCCGCTCCAGGCCACATTGCCGCCGATATGGATCGCCGCTCGCGATCCTAACTCTCACGACTTTGCGGTCAAGAACGGCTGCAATGTCATGGTGACGGCCTTGATGAAAGGCGATGAGGAAGTGGCGGACCTGGCGCACAAGTTCGATGCCGCTTGTGCCAACCATCCCGATATGCCGCGCCCCGATTTGATGCTGCTGCGCCACACTTTCGTGCATGAAGAAAGCGACCCGGAGGGCTGGCGAAAAGGTGCCGAAGCTCTCAACCTCTTCTATCGCTACTTCCTGGCCTGGTTCAAGAACGACCAGCAGGCGGTCGATGGGTTCTTCGAGCCTGTGCCTGAGGAAGCCGTGGCTGATAATCCAGAGTTCGCGTTGGAAAGCTTGCGTCGCAACATGATGATCGGCACGCCTGGTGAGCTGGTCGATCGGCTCAAGAACTATGAGCGGCTGGGTATCACGGAGTATAGCTTCTGGACCGACAATACGTTGCCCTTCAACGAGAAGAAGCGTTCGCTCGAGCTGTTCATCAATGAGGTCATGCCGCACTTTCGTTGA
- a CDS encoding AraC family transcriptional regulator codes for MPHTLAHTRPLPREVLQRRIESAPGPVQPYACDYPAGWDTGRHRHIRTQLVFATRGVMTVSTPAGWWVVPPQLAVWIPARLEHALLMHRAVKLRTLYLDERLPRLPTEPRVVNVSPLLRELILRLMELPAEATAYGAGARLVAVLLDELHEERTMPLHLPEPDDPALRRICTALRDDPANRDDLAAWGQAVGASPRTLARRFQAQTGMGFAAWRQQARLLAALPMLAAGRSVTVVSQEVGYESPSAFIAAFRRSLGGSPGRYFSPRPAAIEIDTSSEWSTADRYRPAPRPGRP; via the coding sequence ATGCCCCACACTCTGGCTCACACCCGGCCCCTGCCACGCGAAGTGCTGCAACGGCGCATCGAGAGCGCTCCGGGCCCCGTGCAACCTTACGCCTGCGACTACCCTGCCGGCTGGGACACCGGCCGCCATCGTCACATTCGCACTCAACTCGTCTTCGCCACTCGCGGCGTGATGACGGTATCCACCCCGGCGGGATGGTGGGTAGTGCCGCCCCAGCTAGCGGTATGGATACCGGCTCGCCTGGAGCACGCCCTGCTGATGCACCGGGCCGTGAAGCTACGTACGCTCTATCTCGACGAACGGCTGCCGAGGCTACCGACCGAGCCGCGGGTGGTGAACGTCTCGCCGCTGCTGCGCGAGCTGATACTGCGCTTGATGGAACTGCCGGCCGAGGCCACCGCCTACGGTGCCGGAGCGCGATTGGTCGCGGTGCTGCTGGATGAGCTGCACGAAGAGCGCACGATGCCGCTGCACCTCCCCGAGCCAGACGATCCCGCGCTGCGGCGGATCTGTACCGCCCTGCGCGACGACCCGGCAAACCGGGACGACCTGGCTGCCTGGGGCCAGGCCGTCGGCGCCTCACCACGCACCCTGGCACGGCGCTTCCAGGCACAGACGGGGATGGGCTTCGCCGCCTGGCGACAGCAGGCCCGCCTGCTAGCCGCCTTGCCCATGCTGGCCGCAGGTCGCTCTGTCACGGTCGTATCCCAGGAGGTCGGTTACGAGTCGCCGAGCGCCTTCATCGCCGCCTTTCGCCGCAGCCTGGGGGGCAGCCCCGGGCGCTATTTTTCCCCCCGGCCAGCGGCGATTGAGATCGACACTTCGTCGGAGTGGTCTACAGCCGATCGCTATCGGCCAGCGCCTCGGCCAGGAAGGCCATGA
- a CDS encoding zinc-dependent alcohol dehydrogenase family protein: MKAVVYEAFSAPPQIRQVPDPTPEAHGVVVKVMATGVCRSDWHGWMGHDPDIALPHVPGHELAGIVEAVGKDVQKWRVGDRVTVPFVGGCGTCPECYSGNHQVCDSQFQPGFTHWGSFAQYVAIHQADINLVALPETLDFATAASLGCRFVTSFRAVVDQGKTSAGQWVAVHGCGGVGLSAIMIANAVGANVVAIDISQEKLRLARELGAIATVNAAEVANVPEAVIEVTRGGAHVSLDALGHPITCFNSISNLRKRGKHVQVGLMLAENSTPAIPMSKVIAHELEILGSHGMQAYRYGAMLDMVQTGKLTPEKLVGQRINLEQSIEALMAMDRFQGVGVTVVTEF, from the coding sequence ATGAAAGCCGTGGTGTATGAGGCCTTTTCCGCTCCGCCGCAAATCAGGCAGGTTCCCGACCCGACGCCGGAAGCGCATGGCGTCGTCGTCAAGGTGATGGCAACGGGAGTGTGCCGCAGCGACTGGCACGGCTGGATGGGGCACGACCCCGACATTGCGCTTCCCCATGTCCCTGGACACGAACTGGCGGGAATCGTCGAGGCTGTCGGCAAGGACGTGCAGAAATGGCGCGTCGGGGATCGTGTCACGGTGCCGTTCGTCGGTGGCTGCGGCACCTGCCCCGAGTGCTACTCGGGGAATCACCAGGTCTGCGATAGCCAATTCCAACCCGGCTTCACCCACTGGGGCTCCTTTGCCCAGTATGTGGCGATCCATCAGGCGGACATCAATCTGGTGGCCTTGCCGGAGACGCTGGACTTCGCCACGGCGGCCAGCCTGGGATGCCGTTTCGTGACGTCGTTTCGCGCCGTGGTCGACCAGGGCAAGACATCCGCGGGGCAGTGGGTGGCGGTCCACGGCTGTGGTGGCGTTGGCCTGTCCGCGATCATGATCGCCAATGCGGTGGGCGCCAATGTCGTGGCCATCGATATTTCCCAGGAAAAGCTCCGGTTGGCTCGCGAGCTGGGTGCTATTGCCACCGTAAACGCAGCCGAGGTGGCGAACGTCCCCGAGGCTGTCATCGAAGTGACGCGCGGTGGTGCCCACGTGTCGCTGGATGCGTTGGGGCACCCCATCACCTGTTTCAACTCGATCAGCAATTTGCGCAAGCGCGGCAAGCACGTACAGGTCGGGCTCATGCTGGCCGAGAACAGTACGCCTGCCATTCCGATGAGCAAGGTCATTGCCCATGAACTCGAGATACTGGGCAGCCACGGCATGCAGGCCTATCGCTACGGCGCCATGCTCGACATGGTCCAGACCGGGAAGCTGACGCCCGAGAAGCTGGTTGGTCAGAGGATCAACCTGGAACAGTCGATCGAGGCGCTGATGGCCATGGATAGATTCCAGGGCGTGGGCGTGACCGTGGTGACCGAATTCTGA